Within Seriola aureovittata isolate HTS-2021-v1 ecotype China chromosome 12, ASM2101889v1, whole genome shotgun sequence, the genomic segment GACAGAATTCTTTGAAAGGTTATCTGTTACCCGACTCCTTTAAACTTGAAGGATGCAGGTGGGTCCCTGAGGACTCACTTTTTGGAAATGGGTCAATTATATGGCTCTTTACACAATGACAGGAAGGTAAGAGGCAGTGCTGACACGCTGGTCACTGGTATGACCTGAGAAAGGGAGAGTGAGACTGTCGAGGTAAATTTTCCCCTCAGTCATCCTTCCAAACTGTGATACAAACTAAATATGAGATACACGCCAAAATAAAACGCACAATCTTGTAATAATgaattacacacaaaacaactggAAGCCATCAAATCCTTAACAAGTACTAGttcttgtttctgtgtgattAACTGCACTGAATTGCTCAGTGAAAGGTTGTCAGACTGAAACAGGAGGCCTGGTGTCCCCTCTGTGCAGGACAACCCATTTCGTCAGAGGATCGCTGAGGTTTTCTCTGAGGACGGAGAGGGAAACATGACACTGGACGACTTCTTGGACATGTTTTCAGTCCTGAGTGAGATGGCTCCACGTGACCTCAAGGCCTACTACGCTTTCAAAATCTATGGTAAAAATATCTGAAGAGGtggtacatttttatttaacaatattAATGAATTCccatttcttattttgtttttttgagatttACTTCTTCGATGCACCAGTCCagtatgtaaataaaacaatattattaaTTGAAATTAATCacatattttcctttaaatacctttttttaaatctcaacaTGCAGAAAGGTAGTGCAGCTGTAACCGTTCCCTTTGCCACAAACTGAGCTTGTATGTGTGATAGTGATTTGTTATAACATCAAATAAGAAATGCtacacatgaaaaaatattttgtttgccAAAAAGTCATTCACATACAAAGCAATGTCCCGTATGTTAACCAAAACGGTGACTTTACTAATGTTTGAGATCAATTAAAATCCAGAGAGGTCAAACTCCAGATAAACTCCTGTAGAGCTTGGGAGGGTAGTGCAGTGTAAAAAGTGCTGTCAACACTAATCACAGATTTAGACATGAAATGACCTTGTGTTTAACCGGATGGGGTCAAAGATAAGTAATACATCATTTCCTGCACAGGAATCAgttcaaaatcatgtttataaGTAATCATCATGAAATTAGGAGAAGTCATGAAGCATCAGGTTGATGAAACAATGTTAGGTATGTTTTGAGCTGTTAATGAGGGTCTGGGGTCTCCAGGTCCCCAAACAGAAGGGTTAGGTGAGGGTGAGGGTTAACACATACAGCTACAGGCCCCAGGTTTGTGCAACAAAATCATTCAATCCCAGCTACAAATTTTAACTATGAACCACTGTAAATGAAACATGTGAATCATGCATTTTAATATGATGCAGCCATATGTTGACAGAGCATGCACGGCGAAGGGTTATGGACCTGTAAGCATGACGGATGGTGCACGGACTGTTATAAATGATTAACCAGCCGATTATAGAGGCAACAAGCTTGTCAAAGCCGAGCCCCCCTAATTAACAAACGATGACAGAAGTCACATACACATCGCCATGGTCATGGATCAAGGaaatttttcattaattattcagACCCATGGAGGAGAAACATCAAGGAAGGTGACATACTGTAAAAGCCCAGTTGCATTATGATGAAGCATGAGCTCAGATGAGTGAAACGACCTCTCCAATGACCCAGTGGGAAAATGTCAACTCAACATCTAAAGTGTggttacattaaaaatgtagtttaaGAAGATCCTAAGTAGTAAGATGCAAATTTCATAACATTGAATACTgttaaaataattattcataTGTAACATTAATGAGAATTAATTCGGCATGTATAATGGATGTCTCACTGCAGCTAACtgttttcataatcaattaatctgtcaattaaaTATCATAAAGAAATCCATTTGAGAAGCCGAACCCAGTgcattttatccttttttcccccctaagAAAACAACTTAAACCTTTCATTGATTATCAGAATATTTGCTTGACCAACTGATTAATCCATCAATCATTTCAACTCTATATACATCTacatctccctctgtccttctttCTGCAAGACTTCAACAATGATGACTTTATCTGCAAGTCAGACCTGGAGAAGACGCTGAACAAACTGACCCGCAACGAGCTGACGGAGGACGAGGTGAGGATGGTGTGTGAGAAGGTGATAGATGAGGCCGACCTGGACAACGATGGACGTCTGTCACTGGAGGACTTCCAGCACATGATTGTCCGAGCCCCAGACTTCCTCAGGTATTAAGCCAATGATAACCATGTACCAAAGGACATAATGACGAGAAAACCCACCTGCATAAATACATAAGAATacatttattctgtattttgttaTGTACAAATGATTGTAATCTAATGAGCATTTAGCTACGTTATCAGTGACTGTTAATGAGGAAATCAAACCAGAACTTTCTCATTTCTGTTCACAGCACCTTCCACATAAGGATATAAGGAAATGACACATGTacatttcttattttgaaaagctcCAACAGATGGACTAATAATGCTCCACATTGTCTGGAAAGCAGAGAAATCCTGACATCTCCACCAAAAATTACTATTGCATCTTGCGAATGACTacatttttacttgtttgtgtCCGtcttgtaaaaaagaaaaatctaaccAAAAACACCCTCACAGACTTTCACATTTAACATCTAGAGCAAATACTATGAGAAAGTATGACTTTATGGGAGCATGAATGTGAACAGCTTGAATTGGTTTGCCCCATccgatttttcttttattatggAATCTGCAGAAATAACAGCAGTCATGGTGTGACTGCGAGTCCGTCATCAGGTGGAGGCATCAGACAATCCATCAAGACAAGGCTCATTAGTTATGACCATCAACAGCAGATTTGTGTTTGGTATCTAAAGGGGTTCAGTTACACCAGACtataaaagaaacacatgcCAGAATATTCCAGTGGGTCACAGCAGGCCAATAAAGGGAGAGGCATTTGTCATGAAAGCAGGCAAGCTCCATTGTGAGAGCACAGGTTCAACAGACGGTGTCGTTTCCTCTGACAGCCagccaataaaaacactgaattaagaTGAAGAAGCTGAGTTTTATCAtcttattttattaaatcaaaagtACACATATCTACAAATTGTAGATACATTTTCATATGGGTTTAGAAAGTACAGTACAATTTAAGTAGATCTCTTTTTCAATGTgatatttacaatttttttttctccacctttttttctaaaatgtctTGTATTATTTTCCCTGTGTACTTCACAATCAATGGAATGAAAATATGGCTGTAAAAAgggatgtacagtatattatgacatgtaATAGGAGTCTTAAGAAAAAGATatgattcaaaaacaaaatcaaagagGGAGTATCATTTTGGCTGAAAATGATTCAGCTTGAGTCCCACAAATGTCTGCTCCCTACGTCTCTGTTTTAAAGCTACAGTATCACTCATGTGAGACAACAGCACTATCTCCACATTTCGGCATCCAGACTCTTCCTACTTAACCTTCCATAATGTCAGATTTCACTTGCACTGATGTAGCCATCAAGTTTTTTCTACAAACAGAGCATGTCCTATTTTTTGGCTCAgtgactgaaacaaaacaaaaataaaaacaacaaaaaaagcccATACATTCAACTGTACAGGGCTACAAGTATGTCTGAAAATTACATTACACAAATATGCACAGGTCCAAGATTCACAATGCATAGCTCACCTATGACAGAACTGAGTATTAGCGGTTAAGACAAATGGTCATGGTAGTCATGAGGTCccaaatgattaaattattaaaaaaggtGCAGGCAAGCAAAGACAGATTCCCCCTTGATATTGTGCATACAGGAGCTTGATTTTCAGACTAGCAACAAATGTAGAAAGGAAACATGAGGAACAATGGAACTAGATCGAGACTTAACATCACGGTAAATACGAGTTGCGGGTACGTTTGCATCACACAAGTTTGTTCACTGTGACTCGAGATCTTAATAAAATACTGGTTCAGATTAGAGTTTGGGTGGTCACCTATGATGCATACTGTGCCTCTGGTGCCACCTAGTTGTCAAACTATAGGgccacagtgacacacaaatgtgcaaCAAAATGCACAATACTAATGAGACCACCTAAGTTTAGGTCCGTTTAGGTTTCGTGTAAGCCAAGGAAATATCACTTTTAAACTACAGTTTGGCAGGGCAGTAGCGTAGAAACAGAGGCTTacaaatcattatttatttttatatatatatatatatatatatatatatatatatatatatgtgtgtgtgtgtgtgtgtgtgtgtgtgtgtgtgtgtgtgtgtgtgtgtgtgttgaagtcgGTTAGGGCAATGTTTTTCAGTGAACTAATACCAGGACAGTGGATCACTAGCAGTGAAATAGCAAAAGAGATCAAGTCATTTATAAGAAGGTGCAGTGAGATTCAGGAATTATGCCCACGATATTACCAAGACTCATTAgctcaaaactgtttttatctAAGTAATTGTATTGCTGTACTGCAAAACTATCACTTGGCACAGGCTACACACAAAACACGAGTTACTGGTAAAGTGCAAGGAGAGCTGCTTGGATAGCAGGGGGGGGAAAGGGCCTTACAGTGTGAAACCTCAAGTGATTTTAATTGCTGATCAAATAACCAGAGACGTCATTTAGCTTGAGTGTGAGTCAGAGCTGCTACAAAACCTTCACACAACTCAAATTAAAAGGCAACGctttaaaataatgttattaaGAGCCCAAACGATTGATCaactgagaaaaaataaattaaaaatactcCTCTGACAATTGATTAATTGTCTTAATTATCATTctttaagcaaaaataccaaacatttgctggttcttCCTCCTCAaatttgaggatttgctgcttttctttgtcttatgcaacagtaaactgaatgtttCAGGGGTGTGGACCTTTGGGCTCCAGGAAACTTTCAGAGGATTTTTCACTATTCTGTGGaccaaacaatcaattaatcaaaaaaaataaGTGGTTGATCAATCAAAATTTGAAATAACAGTTTCCGCCATTATCTTATAAACTGTGTCTAATTATACAAGTAGTTCCGAATATATTCATAAATAATGTACGTACAAACAGTGTAAGCACATTTGCACtcacaatgttttgttttaggtTAGTGCACCACCTGGATAGCTGGTTCTGTGCTGACAAACTGCTTTCAAGCACTTAAAAGCTTTTGCAGAGAGGCTGCAGAGTTGGAGGCAGTGTGTCGCATCAACTGACTGTCGAGAactgcatgaaaacaaaagagcaaaatTCTAACAGAAAAAccttcaaaacattttctcccTGATCCTTGACCGCATTTTGCTCGATATGGTTCTCAactgctgaaatgaaaagaaagccTGTGCAGTTCTGTTTCAGTGGAGTTCAAGCCTATCAGTCTCTGGATGAGATTTATCacataaaaagggaaaaaagcaCCAATAAAAATAGATCTAAATATCACATTTGTACTTATAATCCCAAAACCTTGACAGTAATTAAATGATTTCTCATTCTTGGTTGTGCTACCGGCTGTATGAAATATGAGCGTGTAGAACATAGACACTAATATGGGAAGAAAGAGCCTGTTTCTTGTGTGATATGGAACACCTGGACAATGCTCCGGGTTAAGTCCTCCACCAGTCAAGCGGTCTGACTCATGAAGACAACAGATCTCCTTAAAAATGGAAGAGATGCACCACTGGAAGCtttcagaagaggaagaggaggggaagtCCTCCACTTACTGGGACTATAATGGTTTGTGTGGACTGGGAGGACAGGCCATGGTTGGGTAGAAAGAGGGATAAGGAGGTAGTGCTAAGAGTAAGCACAGTCCATTTATGTCCAGCCAGCTGGCAGCCAGTGATGAAGGCCTCATTCCTTTAGAGTAAGCCACAGCGGAAGAAGCTGGTCTTT encodes:
- the cib3 gene encoding calcium and integrin-binding family member 3 isoform X1 translates to MGNKQTIFTAQQLDAYQDCTYFTRKEILRLFYRYRDLAPQLVPLDYTNHPDVKLPYELIGSMPELKDNPFRQRIAEVFSEDGEGNMTLDDFLDMFSVLSEMAPRDLKAYYAFKIYDFNNDDFICKSDLEKTLNKLTRNELTEDEVRMVCEKVIDEADLDNDGRLSLEDFQHMIVRAPDFLSTFHIRI
- the cib3 gene encoding calcium and integrin-binding family member 3 isoform X2 gives rise to the protein MGNKQTIFTAQQLDAYQDNPFRQRIAEVFSEDGEGNMTLDDFLDMFSVLSEMAPRDLKAYYAFKIYDFNNDDFICKSDLEKTLNKLTRNELTEDEVRMVCEKVIDEADLDNDGRLSLEDFQHMIVRAPDFLSTFHIRI